One Natrinema marinum genomic window carries:
- a CDS encoding aconitate hydratase, whose protein sequence is MGQTLTEKILDDHLVEGELETGEEIGIEIDQVLTQDTTGTMVWLQFEAMGLDEVQTEIAAQYCDHQTYQFDFKNTDDHRFLRSAAGKYGAHFSRPGNGICHNVHRENFAAPGKTLLGSDSHTPTPGGLGELAIGAGGIDVTVAMGGAPYYIEMPEVVNVRLEGELPEWATAKDVILELLRRLSVKGGVGKILEYTGPGVETLTAPERMTITNMGTELGATTSIFPTDEQTEDYLQRVGRGDEYVELQPDDDADYDDEIVVDLSDLEPLIAQPSMPDKVVPVSEVEGESVEQVIVGSCTNGGYEDILPVAKMLEGRETSMETDTIVAPGSKQASEMLAREGWVAEMMAAGVNFSEATCGACIGIGHVPSSDSVSLRTFNRNFEGRSGIEDDNVYLCSPEVAAAASLKGEIVDPRNLADELGDLEAPGVELPDEYDGSKTDLISPDEAVDDELIKGPNIGDVPLKDQLDSDIAGEALLKMEDNITTDHIIPATQDILMYRSNVPKLSEFTLSRVDETFADRALEADGGFLVAGENYGQGSSREHAALCPMYLGIEGVLAQSFARIHRANLFNFGIVPLTIDEDTYENIDQGDEIEIVDDVYDAVTSGQEEFTVRVNGDEYTATLDASERERAILAAGGKLSWTKEQAEGGSSGAPADD, encoded by the coding sequence ATGGGACAGACTCTCACCGAGAAGATTCTCGACGACCACCTCGTCGAGGGCGAACTCGAGACCGGCGAGGAGATCGGGATCGAGATCGATCAGGTGCTCACTCAGGACACGACCGGTACGATGGTCTGGCTCCAGTTCGAAGCGATGGGGCTGGACGAAGTGCAGACCGAGATCGCTGCACAGTACTGTGATCACCAGACCTATCAGTTCGACTTTAAAAACACCGACGACCACCGTTTCCTCCGTTCTGCGGCCGGCAAATACGGCGCTCACTTCTCTCGCCCCGGTAACGGCATCTGCCACAACGTCCACCGCGAGAACTTCGCGGCTCCCGGCAAGACGCTGCTCGGTTCGGACAGCCACACGCCCACGCCCGGCGGCCTCGGCGAACTCGCCATCGGCGCCGGCGGGATCGACGTCACCGTCGCCATGGGCGGCGCACCGTACTACATCGAGATGCCCGAAGTCGTCAACGTCCGCCTCGAGGGCGAGCTCCCCGAGTGGGCCACCGCGAAAGACGTCATCCTCGAGCTTCTGCGACGGCTCTCCGTCAAGGGCGGCGTCGGCAAGATCCTCGAGTACACCGGCCCCGGTGTCGAGACGCTGACCGCGCCCGAGCGGATGACGATCACCAACATGGGTACGGAACTCGGCGCGACGACGTCGATCTTCCCGACCGACGAGCAGACCGAGGACTACCTCCAGCGCGTCGGCCGCGGCGACGAATACGTCGAGCTCCAGCCCGACGACGACGCCGACTACGACGACGAGATCGTCGTCGACCTCTCGGACCTCGAGCCGCTGATCGCTCAGCCCTCGATGCCCGACAAGGTCGTTCCCGTCAGCGAAGTCGAAGGCGAGTCCGTCGAGCAGGTCATCGTCGGCTCCTGTACCAACGGCGGCTACGAGGACATCCTCCCCGTCGCCAAGATGCTCGAGGGTCGCGAGACCTCGATGGAAACCGACACCATCGTCGCGCCCGGCTCCAAGCAGGCCTCCGAGATGCTCGCCCGCGAGGGCTGGGTCGCTGAGATGATGGCCGCCGGCGTTAACTTCTCCGAGGCGACGTGTGGTGCCTGTATCGGCATCGGTCACGTCCCCTCCTCGGACTCCGTCTCGCTGCGGACGTTCAACCGCAACTTCGAGGGCCGCTCGGGTATCGAAGACGACAACGTCTACCTCTGCTCGCCGGAGGTCGCCGCCGCCGCGTCGCTCAAGGGCGAAATCGTCGACCCCCGGAACCTCGCCGACGAACTCGGCGACCTCGAGGCCCCCGGCGTCGAACTCCCCGACGAGTACGACGGCTCCAAGACGGACCTCATCAGCCCCGACGAGGCCGTCGACGACGAGCTCATCAAGGGCCCCAACATCGGCGACGTGCCGCTGAAAGACCAGCTCGACTCCGACATCGCGGGCGAGGCGCTCCTGAAGATGGAGGACAACATCACGACCGACCACATCATCCCTGCAACGCAGGACATCCTGATGTACCGGTCGAACGTCCCCAAACTCTCCGAGTTCACCCTCTCGCGTGTCGACGAGACCTTCGCTGACCGCGCGCTCGAGGCCGACGGCGGCTTCCTCGTCGCCGGCGAGAACTACGGTCAGGGCTCCTCGCGCGAGCACGCCGCCCTCTGTCCGATGTACCTCGGCATCGAGGGCGTCCTCGCACAGAGCTTCGCCCGGATCCACCGCGCGAACCTCTTCAACTTCGGGATCGTCCCGCTGACGATCGACGAGGACACCTACGAGAACATCGACCAGGGCGACGAGATCGAGATCGTCGACGACGTCTACGACGCCGTCACGAGCGGACAGGAGGAGTTCACCGTCCGCGTCAACGGCGATGAGTACACCGCGACGCTCGACGCCTCCGAGCGCGAACGCGCCATCCTCGCGGCCGGCGGCAAGCTCTCCTGGACCAAAGAGCAGGCCGAAGGCGGCAGCTCTGGCGCACCCGCCGACGACTGA
- a CDS encoding deoxyuridine 5'-triphosphate nucleotidohydrolase — protein MFRSGVFVADHVSPTTDAQIQPNGVDLTADVVFEQLEPGRIGRDGKEIGERIARPLEELEQADPDTYYLPKGAYVVRYGERIAIPEGHVGFVYPRSSLMRNSCMLNTAVWDAGYEGRGEGLLQVHHDIELERGARIAQLVFAEAGHEEVYDGSYQGENLD, from the coding sequence ATGTTCCGTTCCGGTGTGTTCGTCGCCGACCACGTTTCGCCGACGACCGACGCGCAGATCCAGCCGAACGGAGTGGATCTCACCGCCGACGTCGTCTTCGAGCAGCTCGAGCCGGGCCGCATCGGCCGGGACGGCAAGGAGATCGGCGAGCGGATCGCTCGCCCCCTCGAGGAACTCGAGCAGGCCGACCCCGATACGTACTACCTACCGAAAGGGGCCTACGTCGTCCGGTACGGCGAGCGGATCGCGATCCCGGAGGGCCACGTCGGCTTCGTCTACCCGCGGTCGTCGCTCATGCGCAACTCCTGTATGCTCAACACGGCGGTCTGGGACGCCGGCTACGAGGGACGCGGCGAGGGACTGCTACAGGTCCACCACGACATCGAACTCGAGCGCGGTGCCCGGATCGCGCAACTGGTCTTCGCCGAGGCCGGCCACGAGGAGGTCTACGACGGCAGCTATCAGGGCGAGAACCTCGACTGA
- a CDS encoding metal-dependent hydrolase: protein MMATTHVFTGLAVVAPVAYLVPEFAVALAVGAIVGGLAPDFDLVLAHRRTLHFPVAGLAVAVPAVAVAAVAPSSPTLALAAVAVTAWLHAASDALGGGLEMDPWNDRTERAVYDHVRRRWIRPRRWIRYDGAPEDAAVAVALAVPTLVVFDGWLTSVIAGGVAISLVYALLRRRLVAWTPDWLE from the coding sequence ATGATGGCGACCACCCACGTGTTCACCGGGCTGGCGGTCGTCGCCCCGGTCGCGTACCTCGTCCCCGAGTTCGCAGTCGCGCTCGCGGTCGGCGCGATCGTCGGCGGGCTCGCACCCGATTTCGACCTCGTCTTGGCCCATCGGCGGACGCTGCACTTTCCGGTCGCCGGTCTCGCGGTGGCCGTTCCGGCGGTCGCGGTGGCCGCGGTCGCCCCCTCGAGCCCGACGCTCGCGCTGGCCGCCGTCGCGGTCACGGCCTGGCTCCACGCCGCCAGCGACGCCCTCGGCGGCGGACTGGAGATGGACCCGTGGAACGATCGTACGGAGCGGGCAGTCTACGACCACGTTCGTCGTCGGTGGATCCGACCGCGCCGGTGGATTCGCTACGACGGCGCGCCCGAGGACGCCGCCGTCGCGGTAGCGCTGGCGGTGCCGACACTGGTCGTCTTCGACGGCTGGCTCACGTCCGTGATCGCCGGCGGAGTCGCTATCTCGCTGGTCTACGCGCTGCTCCGACGACGGCTGGTCGCGTGGACGCCCGACTGGCTCGAGTGA
- a CDS encoding copper resistance protein CopD, with product MIDEVVARTTHLLFAALWAGSVCFVAAVVLPLARDGAFNTTRPLEVISGKLTAISRVSSLVLFLSGGHMAGTGYTAEGLFGSINGRLVLAMVALWLVLTALVEIGTKRLEAGLTGKKIREPAREALPVFRGAALAAIGLLVVAGLISANVGGLF from the coding sequence ATGATCGACGAGGTCGTCGCCAGAACGACACACCTCCTGTTTGCCGCTCTCTGGGCCGGCAGCGTCTGCTTCGTCGCCGCCGTCGTCCTGCCGCTGGCCCGCGATGGGGCGTTCAACACGACTCGACCGCTCGAAGTCATCTCAGGCAAGCTCACGGCGATTTCTCGCGTGAGTTCGCTCGTCCTCTTTCTCTCCGGGGGCCACATGGCCGGCACCGGCTACACCGCGGAGGGGCTCTTCGGGTCGATCAACGGCCGCCTGGTGCTCGCGATGGTCGCGCTCTGGCTCGTCCTGACCGCACTCGTCGAAATCGGCACGAAGCGACTCGAGGCGGGGCTCACCGGCAAGAAGATCCGCGAACCGGCCCGCGAGGCGCTGCCGGTGTTTCGCGGGGCCGCACTCGCCGCGATCGGCTTGCTCGTGGTGGCGGGCCTGATCTCGGCCAACGTCGGCGGGTTGTTCTGA
- a CDS encoding sensor histidine kinase produces MTRAGQSVVVVGDEPTSAHELGGAFDVVAIQDRGAVLERIETAAVDCVVVDGSDADRVETVAAIRKGAPAVPIIYATATPDGAAAAAATRAGATEYFTATADETLADRIAAVSADRARTATQTTATEIVCGDSAERDAAADTETLVAERPAALTDATGRHRRADVVTELLETTQALFSCESQTDVASVVVEAAERVLGFDIVGVRLYDPEAEALILTAASDTVDDHFEERKRVGIYESKMSEAFRRTEPIVFENIETESPYDYGSIRGAMTIPLGDHGLLNVGSPKSGAFDDHHVQLAQLLTASAAAALERADRREDLLRHEQVLETVEGMVYATDEDARFSLVTDPFAERLGYDREELLGEPASMVFDESKYDRAVEHVKRLLSDPEANTGPFETAYITADGEQFPVEIECSLLPGDDEGGTEEFRGTVNVVRDITQRKEREQYLQVLNRVLRHNLRNDLTVVIGYAELLCEHLEDRDLAAAASTLRQTATDLAATSEKTRAIQYALERDGERQPVDIAAIVDETVANCDIADGTVTVSAAGPHRALADPGVELVVDNLLENAIRHATPEPAVEISVTRDDGQIRLAVADDGPGIPPAEIDVVTGESDITQLTHSSGLGLWLVRWMVDSYGGTISFSKSAAGGSRVEVTLEAAPSSP; encoded by the coding sequence GTGACTCGAGCCGGACAGTCCGTCGTCGTCGTCGGCGACGAGCCGACGTCGGCCCACGAACTCGGCGGCGCGTTCGATGTCGTGGCGATCCAAGACCGAGGGGCGGTCCTCGAGCGCATCGAAACGGCCGCCGTCGACTGCGTCGTCGTCGACGGGAGCGACGCCGATCGCGTCGAGACGGTGGCCGCGATCCGGAAGGGGGCTCCCGCGGTGCCGATCATCTACGCGACGGCGACGCCCGACGGTGCCGCCGCGGCGGCAGCGACGCGCGCGGGCGCGACCGAGTACTTCACAGCGACGGCCGACGAGACCCTCGCGGATCGCATCGCGGCCGTCTCTGCCGACCGGGCGCGAACGGCCACACAGACCACCGCGACCGAGATCGTGTGCGGCGACTCTGCAGAGCGCGACGCGGCCGCCGATACCGAGACATTAGTCGCCGAGCGACCGGCCGCGCTCACGGACGCGACCGGTCGGCACCGCCGCGCGGACGTCGTCACCGAGTTACTCGAGACGACGCAGGCCCTGTTCTCCTGTGAGTCACAGACGGATGTCGCGAGCGTCGTCGTCGAGGCTGCAGAGCGCGTCCTCGGGTTCGACATCGTTGGGGTCCGCCTCTACGATCCCGAGGCAGAAGCGCTGATACTGACGGCCGCCTCCGACACCGTCGACGACCACTTTGAGGAGCGAAAGCGCGTCGGCATCTACGAGAGCAAGATGAGCGAAGCGTTCCGACGGACCGAGCCGATCGTCTTCGAGAACATCGAGACCGAGTCGCCGTACGACTACGGATCGATCCGCGGCGCGATGACCATCCCGCTGGGCGACCACGGGCTCCTCAACGTCGGCTCGCCGAAAAGCGGGGCGTTCGACGACCACCACGTCCAGCTCGCACAGCTACTGACGGCGAGCGCCGCCGCCGCGCTCGAGCGGGCCGACCGCCGCGAGGACCTCCTGCGACACGAACAGGTCCTCGAGACCGTCGAGGGGATGGTGTACGCGACCGACGAGGACGCCCGGTTCTCGCTGGTGACGGATCCCTTCGCCGAGCGGCTGGGCTACGACCGCGAGGAACTGCTCGGCGAGCCCGCCTCGATGGTCTTCGACGAGTCGAAATACGACCGCGCGGTCGAACACGTCAAGCGGCTCCTCTCGGACCCCGAAGCGAATACCGGCCCGTTCGAGACCGCCTATATCACCGCCGACGGCGAGCAGTTCCCGGTCGAAATCGAGTGTTCGCTCCTCCCGGGCGACGACGAGGGCGGAACCGAGGAGTTCCGAGGGACCGTCAACGTCGTCAGGGATATCACCCAGCGAAAGGAGCGCGAGCAGTACCTTCAGGTGTTGAACCGCGTCCTCCGGCACAACCTGCGCAACGACCTCACCGTCGTCATCGGCTACGCCGAACTCCTCTGTGAACACCTCGAGGACCGCGACCTCGCGGCCGCCGCGAGCACGCTCCGCCAGACCGCGACCGACCTCGCCGCCACCAGCGAGAAGACGCGAGCGATCCAGTACGCCCTCGAGCGCGACGGCGAGCGCCAACCGGTCGACATCGCCGCGATCGTCGACGAGACCGTCGCGAACTGCGACATCGCCGACGGGACCGTCACCGTCTCGGCGGCGGGCCCCCACCGAGCCCTGGCCGACCCCGGAGTCGAACTCGTCGTCGACAACCTGCTCGAGAACGCGATCCGACACGCGACACCGGAGCCGGCCGTCGAGATTTCGGTCACACGCGACGACGGGCAGATTCGGCTCGCGGTCGCCGACGACGGCCCCGGCATCCCGCCGGCCGAGATCGACGTGGTCACCGGCGAGAGCGACATCACGCAGCTCACTCACAGCAGCGGGCTCGGCCTCTGGCTCGTCCGCTGGATGGTCGACAGCTACGGCGGCACCATCTCGTTCTCCAAGTCAGCCGCCGGCGGCAGCCGCGTCGAGGTCACCCTCGAGGCCGCGCCGTCGTCGCCCTGA
- the gnd gene encoding phosphogluconate dehydrogenase (NAD(+)-dependent, decarboxylating) yields the protein MQLGLIGLGRMGQIVVERTLAAGHDIVAFDLDEEAVATAADAGAEPADSIEDLVDRLEGDKRIWLMVPAGEAVDVTLEELESHLDGDDVVVDGGNSYFEDSVRRAESCPAAYLDCGTSGGPAGAELGFSLMVGGPQWAYDELAPIFDAVATGPDGHERMGAAGSGHYVKMIHNGVEYALMQAYGEGFELLHEGRYDLDLENVASVWNNGAVIRSWLLELCEEAFREEGSDLGTVADRIEGGSTGTWTVQEGLEQEVPLPLIYTALAERFGSRADDGRFSRRLANRLRYGFGRHEVPRRE from the coding sequence ATGCAACTGGGCCTGATCGGACTCGGGCGGATGGGACAGATCGTCGTCGAGCGCACCCTCGCGGCGGGCCACGATATCGTCGCCTTCGATCTGGACGAGGAAGCCGTCGCGACGGCGGCCGACGCCGGTGCCGAGCCGGCGGACTCGATCGAAGACCTCGTCGATCGACTCGAGGGCGACAAGCGCATCTGGCTGATGGTCCCCGCCGGCGAGGCGGTCGATGTCACGCTCGAGGAACTCGAATCCCACCTCGACGGCGACGATGTCGTCGTCGACGGCGGCAACTCCTACTTCGAGGACTCCGTGCGCCGCGCCGAATCTTGTCCCGCGGCCTACCTCGACTGTGGCACCTCCGGCGGCCCCGCCGGTGCCGAACTCGGCTTTTCGCTGATGGTCGGCGGCCCGCAGTGGGCCTACGACGAACTCGCGCCGATCTTCGACGCCGTCGCGACCGGCCCCGACGGTCACGAGCGGATGGGGGCCGCGGGATCGGGACACTACGTCAAGATGATCCACAACGGCGTCGAGTACGCCCTGATGCAGGCCTACGGCGAGGGCTTCGAGTTGCTCCACGAGGGCCGGTACGACCTGGACCTCGAGAACGTGGCCTCGGTCTGGAACAACGGCGCGGTCATCCGCTCGTGGCTGCTCGAGCTCTGCGAGGAGGCATTCCGCGAGGAGGGCAGCGATCTGGGGACCGTCGCCGATCGCATCGAGGGCGGCTCGACCGGCACCTGGACCGTCCAGGAGGGGCTCGAACAGGAGGTCCCGCTCCCGCTGATCTACACGGCGCTGGCCGAGCGGTTCGGCTCGCGGGCCGACGACGGCCGGTTCTCGCGGCGACTCGCGAACCGGCTCCGGTACGGCTTCGGCCGCCACGAGGTCCCGCGCCGCGAGTGA
- a CDS encoding HalOD1 output domain-containing protein, translating into MTVIDLVATATDTDPISLEPLYGSIDPDLLDSLPDSDGFTRLEFAYYGYTVTVEDAADGVTVALESKGVSTDDSNTNLLDTGSST; encoded by the coding sequence ATGACTGTCATCGACCTCGTCGCCACCGCTACCGACACCGATCCGATCTCGCTCGAGCCGCTGTACGGTTCGATCGACCCCGACCTCCTCGACTCGCTTCCGGATTCGGACGGCTTTACGCGCCTCGAGTTCGCCTATTACGGCTACACTGTGACGGTCGAGGATGCGGCCGACGGCGTCACGGTCGCCCTCGAGAGCAAGGGGGTTTCGACCGACGACTCGAACACCAATCTCCTCGACACCGGTTCGTCGACGTAG
- a CDS encoding calcium-binding protein, translated as MSDETTVGDTRRSFMARSTLATAALTLGTGAFGTAAVGAQQEQVAVFADSYHPGATFEVVAPLQQGTTVDILQVDDEPVAEISQPDEWTGHLIRYDIGQGAGITTFLFVRGQGLNAGDSGTIGPAASVLSSDLNLLETTLGEGTGPRGEQATEGPETRTENEGG; from the coding sequence ATGAGTGATGAAACTACGGTGGGCGACACGAGGCGGTCGTTCATGGCGAGAAGCACCCTCGCGACGGCCGCGCTGACGCTCGGGACGGGCGCGTTCGGCACTGCCGCGGTCGGCGCTCAACAGGAACAAGTAGCGGTCTTCGCGGACAGCTATCACCCAGGGGCGACCTTCGAGGTCGTCGCACCGCTTCAACAGGGGACGACGGTCGACATCCTGCAGGTCGACGACGAACCGGTCGCGGAGATCTCCCAACCCGACGAGTGGACCGGGCACCTCATCCGATACGACATCGGCCAGGGAGCAGGGATCACGACGTTCCTGTTCGTTCGCGGACAGGGGCTGAACGCCGGTGACAGCGGAACGATCGGACCGGCGGCATCGGTGCTCAGTTCCGATCTGAACCTCCTCGAGACGACACTGGGCGAGGGTACCGGACCGAGGGGCGAGCAGGCAACCGAGGGGCCCGAGACACGCACCGAGAACGAAGGTGGATGA
- a CDS encoding DUF2270 domain-containing protein, translating to MSESGSNDPETSAKDRRDADTPDREDTEVDATDEAHREVGRGLLDEEMGPSGAMAHLYRGEIHRMRFWRERLDRTTNWAVIVLAALLTWAFSSESNPHYVLLAGAAVLGVFLVIEARRYRGYDIWRSRMRALQKNVFAYGLDPSQGLADENWRAKLSKDYRQPRLEISRTEALAHRLRRVYLPLMSVLLGAWLVRVTAFADAQWPTSAAIGQIPGSIVTAIVVLGYGGLLLVALNRKTWHAETELMTEDLREK from the coding sequence ATGAGCGAGAGCGGGAGCAACGACCCCGAGACATCTGCCAAAGACCGCCGGGACGCCGACACACCCGATCGGGAAGACACGGAGGTCGACGCGACCGACGAAGCCCACCGGGAGGTCGGCCGCGGCCTCCTCGACGAGGAGATGGGGCCGAGCGGAGCGATGGCCCACCTCTACCGCGGCGAGATCCACCGCATGCGCTTCTGGCGCGAGCGCCTCGACCGGACGACCAACTGGGCCGTTATCGTGCTGGCGGCCCTCCTCACCTGGGCGTTCTCGAGCGAGTCGAACCCCCACTACGTGCTACTGGCGGGGGCGGCGGTCCTCGGCGTCTTCCTGGTCATCGAAGCGCGGCGGTATCGAGGGTACGACATCTGGCGATCGCGGATGCGGGCGTTACAGAAGAACGTCTTCGCGTACGGGCTCGATCCCTCACAGGGGCTGGCAGACGAGAACTGGCGAGCCAAGTTAAGCAAGGACTACCGACAGCCCCGGCTCGAGATCTCGCGGACGGAGGCCCTCGCCCACCGGCTCCGGCGCGTCTACCTACCGTTGATGAGCGTCCTGCTCGGGGCGTGGCTCGTTCGCGTGACGGCCTTCGCGGACGCCCAATGGCCGACCAGTGCGGCGATCGGTCAAATTCCGGGCAGCATCGTCACGGCGATCGTCGTGCTGGGGTACGGAGGGCTGCTCCTCGTCGCGCTCAACCGGAAGACGTGGCACGCCGAGACCGAGCTCATGACCGAGGACCTCCGCGAGAAGTAG
- a CDS encoding DCC1-like thiol-disulfide oxidoreductase family protein: protein MTAPTLVYDDDCGFCTWWAEYFDRRTDIRIVGFADLTDDLRERLPADYEDCAHLVTDDGVYSCGASIEQAFVRADLAAPADEVVAFLRQFDDYQRLRERSYRWVANRRDTWGKFVSRTPPARRQSDDS, encoded by the coding sequence ATGACCGCGCCGACGCTCGTCTACGACGACGACTGCGGCTTCTGTACGTGGTGGGCGGAGTACTTCGATAGGCGGACCGACATCCGCATCGTCGGCTTTGCCGACCTCACGGACGACCTCCGCGAGCGGCTGCCGGCCGACTACGAGGACTGCGCGCACCTGGTGACCGACGACGGGGTCTACTCCTGTGGCGCATCGATCGAGCAGGCGTTCGTCCGCGCCGACCTCGCCGCGCCTGCCGACGAGGTCGTCGCGTTCCTCCGCCAGTTCGACGACTACCAGCGCCTCCGCGAGCGGTCCTACCGATGGGTCGCGAACCGCCGCGACACGTGGGGAAAGTTCGTCTCGCGGACGCCGCCGGCTCGCAGACAGTCGGACGACAGCTGA